The nucleotide sequence GCTTTGGCTGCTGCTTGCGCGGCTTTTGATGATGCCGATTATCTGGCTGCGAGCCGCCGCACCAACGATGCCGGCATGGCGCAGTTGGAAGCGGGTCTGCGTGCGCTGGGATTGAGCTGGATACCGTCGCGCGGCAATTTCCTCGCTGTCGACTTTGCCCGCGACGCCGCGCCGATCAACCAGGCGTTGCTGCAGGAAGGGGTGATCGTGCGTCCCGTGGCGGGCTACGGCATGCCGAGTTTCTTGCGCGTTTCCATCGGTACCGAGCAGGAGAATGCACGTTTCTTGGTCGCGCTGAGCAAGGTACTCGCTCGTGGCTGATGTCATGCATCTGCAACCGGCTGCGCCTATCTTCGCTCGTCTGGTGGTCATCGGCTTGGGTTTGATCGGCGGCTCGTTTGCCAAAGGTATGCGCGAAAAAGGCTTGTTCGGCGAAGTCGTGGGCGTCGATCTGGACGCCGAATCGCGACGCCTGGCTGTCGAGCTGGGGGTGGTCGACCGCTGTGAAACCGATCTGGCCGCCGCCTGTCGTGGCGCCGACGTGATTCAGCTGGCGGTGCCTATTCTGGCCATGGAGAAGCTGTTGGTCGCGTTGGCTCAGCTCGATCTTGGCAAGGCCGTGCTCACCGACGTCGGCAGCGCCAAGGGCAATGTGGTGCGGGCGGCGCAGGCGGCTTTCGCTGGTCTGCCTGCGCGCTTCGTGCCGGGTCACCCGATCGCCGGTTCCGAGCAAAGTGGAGTGGAGGCGGCCCAAAGTGGGCTGTTCCGCCGTCACAAGGTGATCCTCACGCCACTCCAGGGCACCGATCCGGATGCGCTGGCGTTGATCGATCGGCTGTGGCGCGAACTGGGTGCGGATGTTGAGCACATGCAGGTCGAACACCATGATCAGGTGCTGGCCGCCACCAGCCATCTTCCGCATTTGCTGGCTTTCACCTTGGTCGATTCATTGGCCAAGCGCGGTGAAAATCTGGAGATTTTTCGTTACGCCGCCGGTGGTTTCCGTGATTTCACGCGGATTGCCGGCAGCGATCCGGTGATGTGGCACGACATCTTCCTCGCCAACCGCGAGGCGGTGCTGCATACCCTCGACACATTTCGCGACGATCTCGACGCTCTGCGCCAAGCGGTCGACGCAGGGGATGGGCACCAACTGCTGGGCGTATTTACCCGCGCCCGGGTGGCCCGCGAGCATTTCAGTAAAATCCTGGCCCGTCGGGCCTATGTGGACGCCATGCATTCGAACGACCTGATTTACCTCGCTAATCCTGGTGGCAGCCTGTCCGGACGCATTCGCGTACCTGGCGACAAATCCATTTCTCATCGCTCGATCATGCTCGGCTCGCTGGCCGATGGCATCACCGAGGTAGAGGGGTTCCTTGAGGGTGAGGACGCCTTGGCGACGCTGCAGGCGTTCCGCGACATGGGCGTGGTTATCGAAGGCCCGCATCATGGTCGCGTGACTATTCATGGGGTCGGTCTGCATGGTCTGCAGCCGCCACCGGGGCCGCTCTATCTGGGCAATTCCGGCACGTCCATGCGCCTATTGTCGGGCCTGCTCGTTGCGCAGTCGTTTGATACCACGCTGACTGGCGATGCATCGCTGTCCAAGCGGCCGATGAATCGGGTGGCTAAGCCGTTGCGTGAGATGGGCGCGGTAATCGACACCGGTCCAGAAGGCCGTCCGCCGCTGCAAATCAAGGGTGGTCAACAACTCACTGGCATGCGTTATGACATGCCGATGGCCAGCGCCCAGGTGAAATCCTGCCTGCTGCTGGCGGGCTTGTATGCTGCCGGGGAAACCGCGGTTACCGAGCCAGCGCCCACTCGCGACCATACCGAGCGCATGCTGCGCGGTTTTGGTTATCCAGTGGCGGTCGATGGCAACACGGCCACCGTCGAGTCCG is from Pseudomonas sp. LS44 and encodes:
- a CDS encoding bifunctional prephenate dehydrogenase/3-phosphoshikimate 1-carboxyvinyltransferase; amino-acid sequence: MHLQPAAPIFARLVVIGLGLIGGSFAKGMREKGLFGEVVGVDLDAESRRLAVELGVVDRCETDLAAACRGADVIQLAVPILAMEKLLVALAQLDLGKAVLTDVGSAKGNVVRAAQAAFAGLPARFVPGHPIAGSEQSGVEAAQSGLFRRHKVILTPLQGTDPDALALIDRLWRELGADVEHMQVEHHDQVLAATSHLPHLLAFTLVDSLAKRGENLEIFRYAAGGFRDFTRIAGSDPVMWHDIFLANREAVLHTLDTFRDDLDALRQAVDAGDGHQLLGVFTRARVAREHFSKILARRAYVDAMHSNDLIYLANPGGSLSGRIRVPGDKSISHRSIMLGSLADGITEVEGFLEGEDALATLQAFRDMGVVIEGPHHGRVTIHGVGLHGLQPPPGPLYLGNSGTSMRLLSGLLVAQSFDTTLTGDASLSKRPMNRVAKPLREMGAVIDTGPEGRPPLQIKGGQQLTGMRYDMPMASAQVKSCLLLAGLYAAGETAVTEPAPTRDHTERMLRGFGYPVAVDGNTATVESGHKLAASHIEVPADISSAAFFLVAASIAEGSELLLEHVGINPTRTGVIDILKLMGADIGLENQREVGGEPVADLRVRAAKLKGIDIPEELVPLAIDEFPVLFVAAACAEGRTVLRGAEELRVKESDRIQVMADGLQALGVKAEPTPDGIIIDGGAIGGGEVWSHGDHRIAMSFSVASLRATAPIRIHDCANVATSFPNFLGLASNVGIRVAEEGK